One genomic region from Chelmon rostratus isolate fCheRos1 chromosome 11, fCheRos1.pri, whole genome shotgun sequence encodes:
- the nid1a gene encoding nidogen-1 — protein sequence MGWQEQGWLVCASFLGFVAAAQSITRGELFPFGPSARDQLLEAGNDQTHRVELDKPVLFYDGTFDSIFINTNGFVATAEPASEATYLGSLPPKFGMIAALQGDLDTSDGVGKVFFRQDSSPDVLRRAAEHINRAFPEDDEVNPTHAVVITWVDVAANEPQSRGDGFDKKRNTFQLVIASLETASYAVVLYARDGIQFSSTPAEDGSDTMHAGFSKGLVRGFLFSSQGPYYRTTTDDEASVRALAEETNSGLRGVWVYEIGTSPYFTNVAPGEVTDLPTEATPQGSPEGNEEASNARRVYTDGQQVEYPPYESEGGQIEVHPVQYQPHQPGNPEVVVLEDTDINVDVFSYNLGTCANNRNKCSQFADCKDYSSGYCCHCRPGFYGNGIQCVAEGKPQRMNGKVHGKVYVGNSPSPVDFTSNDLHSYVVVNDGRSYVAISDIPYTLGPSLQPLSALGGVIGWAFALEQPGFKNGFSIIGGEFTRQAEVTFLPGNEKLTIRQEFKGIDEHDHLAVSTSLEGRVPEVPPGSTVQIDPYSEIYQYSNNLITSSSTRDYVVSLPDGSTDTRTYQWRQTITFQSCQHGEALRDVKPTQMLSVEQVFVMYNANDELIRFAMSNKIGDVNGGQPEENPCFTGRHGCDTNAVCRPGQGTQFTCECAAGFNGDGRTCYDIDECRENPQICSSHAICNNQPGTFRCECEDGYHFGNDGQTCTELNRPVDACEEGTHSCDIPERAQCSYTGGSSYICSCLPGFIGDGRVCQDIDECQPGRCHQEAVCYNTQGSFTCQCRPGYYGDGFNCSPERTKTRCQAHRDSLLGVTEFGPRGPRPPVGQYIPACDENGAYEPMQCHGSTGHCWCVDRNGQEIPGTRSGPGSRPMCIDHGVVPPPVGPTPRPDVHPLPPGTHLLFAQSGRIEHVPLEGHDMKKDDAKAVLHLPEKVIIGVAYDCVEKMVYWTEITSPSVSKASIEGGEPIAVIRSDLDSPEGIAIDHLGRAVFWTDSVKDRIEVASLDGSQRRVIVDADLVNPRAIITDPPNGNLYWTDWNRDAPKIETSYMDGSNRRVLVKDDLGLPNGLTYDSQSSLLCWADAGTHKMECMHPARGDRRKIMEGIQYPFGITSFGKNIYYTDWRRDAVVVVDRYAGKESDQFQPQKRTKLYGIATAYAQCPSGQNYCAVNNGGCTHLCLATPTGRSCKCPDNAVGAGCVERDGGY from the exons ATGGGCTGGCAGGAGCAAGGATGGCTCGTCTGTGCGAGTTTTCTCGGGTTTGTGGCGGCGGCGCAGAGCATAACGCGGGGAGAGCTTTTCCCCTTCGGTCCAAGCGCAAGAGACCAGTTACTGGAAGCAGGGAATGACCAGACGCACCGAGTCGAGCTGGACAAGCCAGTGTTGTTTTATGATGGCACCTTCGACAGCATCTTT ATCAACACCAATGGTTTTGTTGCCACAGCAGAGCCAGCGAGCGAGGCGACGTATCTTGGCAGCTTGCCCCCAAAATTCGGCATGattgcagctctgcagggagACCTGGACACCAGTGATGGGGTGGGCAAAGTTTTCTTCCGTCAAGACTCCAGCCCTGATGTTCTGCGTCGGGCAGCCGAGCACATCAACAGGGCCTTCCCCGAGGACGATGAAGTCAACCCCACCCATGCTGTGGTGATCACCTGGGTCGATGTCGCCGCCAACGAACCTCAAAGCAGAGGAGATGGCTTTGATAAGAAG AGAAACACCTTCCAGCTGGTTATTGCATCCCTGGAGACGGCCTCGTATGCTGTTGTTCTGTATGCAAGGGACGGGATACAGTTTTCCTCCACGCCTGCAGAAGACGGTAGTGATACCATGCATGCAGGCTTTAGTAAGGGTTTGGTCCGGGGTTTCCTGTTTTCCAGTCAGGGGCCATACTACCGTACCACCACTGATGACGAGGCATCCGTCAGGGCTTTAGCAGA GGAGACCAACTCCGGCCTGCGGGGTGTATGGGTGTACGAGATTGGAACTTCTCCTTATTTTACCAACGTGGCTCCAGGTGAGGTCACCGACCTGCCCACTGAGGCCACACCACAGGGTTCCCCTGAAGGCAATGAGGAGGCCTCGAATGCAAGGCGTGTGTATACTGACGGACAGCAAGTGGAGTACCCTCCTTATGAGTCAGAAGGGGGTCAGATCGAAGTCCACCCAGTTCAGTACCAGCCACATCAGCCCGGGAACCCAGAAGTGGTGGTGTTGGAGGACACAGATATAAATGTAGATG tgttcTCATACAACCTTGGGACATGtgcaaacaacagaaataagTGCTCCCAGTTTGCTGACTGCAAGGACTACTCCAGTGGgtactgctgccactgcaggCCTGGCTTCTATGGCAATGGGATACAGTGTGTGGCAGAGG gGAAGCCACAGAGGATGAATGGTAAAGTGCATGGAAAAGTGTATGTGGGCAACTCTCCTTCCCCAGTGGATTTCACCAGCAACGATCTCCACTCGTACGTTGTGGTAAACGATGGCCGTTCCTACGTGGCCATCAGTGACATCCCTTACACCCTTGGGCCCTCGCTGCAGCCCCTGTCGGCCCTCGGTGGTGTGATTGGGTGGGCGTTTGCTCTGGAGCAGCCTGGCTTCAAGAATGGCTTCAGCATTATTG GGGGGGAGTTCACACGGCAGGCTGAGGTGACCTTTCTGCCAGGGAATGAGAAGCTGACCATCAGACAGGAGTTCAAAGGCATCGATGAGCACGACCACCTGGCGGTGAGCACCTCCCTGGAAGGCCGGGTCCCTGAGGTGCCCCCCGGCTCCACTGTGCAGATCGATCCTTACTCTGAGATCTATCAGTACAGCAACAACT TGATCACCTCATCCTCCACTCGAGACTACGTAGTGAGCTTGCCCGATGGCTCCACTGACACCAGGACATATCAGTGGCGTCAGACCATCACCTTccagagctgccagcatggcGAGGCTCTGAGAGACGTGAAGCCGACTCAGATGCTCAGCGTGGAACAGGTGTTTGTCATGTACAATGCTAATGACGAACTCATCCGGTTCGCCATGAGCAACAAGATCGGAGATGTCAACG GAGGGCAGCCGGAGGAAAACCCATGTTTCACTGGGAGACACGGCTGTGACACCAACGCCGTGTGTCGACCTGGACAGGGAACTCAGTTCACATGCGAGTGTGCTGCTGGCTTCAACGGTGACGGCCGCACATGTTATG ACATTGATGAGTGCAGAGAAAATCCTCAGATCTGTAGCTCCCACGCTATCTGCAACAACCAGCCCGGGACCTTCCGCTGTGAATGTGAAGATGGATACCATTTCGGCAATGATGGGCAGACCTGCACTG AGCTTAATCGACCTGTGGACGCCTGTGAAGAAGGCACCCATAGCTGTGACATTCCTGAGCGTGCTCAGTGCAGCTACACCGGAGGCTCGTCCTACATCTGCTCCTGCCTGCCAGGGTTCATAGGAGATGGTAGAGTCTGCCAAG ACATAGATGAGTGCCAGCCAGGCAGGTGCCATCAGGAGGCCGTGTGCTATAACACCCAGGGATCATTTACCTGCCAGTGCAGGCCAGGTTACTATGGCGACGGCTTCAACTGCTCTCCAG agaggacaaaaacacGATGTCAGGCCCACAGAGACAGTCTCCTGGGCGTGACGGAGTTTGGTCCACGCGGCCCCCGGCCTCCCGTTGGGCAGTACATCCCTGCATGTGACGAGAATGGTGCCTATGAACCCATGCAGTGCCACGGCAGCACGGGACACTGCTGGTGCGTGGACCGAAACGGACAGGAGATCCCTGGCACTCGCTCTGGGCCTGGCAGCAGGCCAATGT GTATCGACCATGGTGTTGTTCCACCGCCTGTTGGACCAACCCCTCGCCCCGATGTCCACCCCCTGCCTCCAggaacacacctgctgtttGCCCAGAGCGGCAGGATAGAACATGTGCCGCTGGAAGGTCATGATATGAAAAAGGACGATGCCAAGGCTGTCCTCCATCTCCCT GAGAAGGTAATCATTGGAGTAGCCTATGACTGCGTGGAGAAAATGGTCTACTGGACTGAAATCACATCTCCCTCAGTCAGCAAGGCCAGCATCGAAGGGGGGGAGCCCATTGCTGTCATTAGATCAG ATTTGGACAGCCCAGAGGGTATCGCCATCGACCACTTGGGACGAGCTGTGTTCTGGACGGACTCTGTGAAGGATCGCATCGAGGTGGCCTCTCTGGACGGCTCTCAGCGTCGTGTCATCGTAGACGCTGATCTTGTCAACCCGCGTGCTATTATCACTGACCCTCCCAATGG CAATCTATACTGGACCGACTGGAACCGCGATGCACCCAAGATTGAGACCTCTTACATGGATGGATCCAACAGGAGGGTGCTGGTGAAAGACGATCTCGGCCTGCCGAACGGCTTGACATATGACTCTCAGAGCTCTCTGCTATGTTGGGCAGATGCAG GCACCCATAAAATGGAGTGCATGCATCCTGCTCGGGGTGACCGCAGAAAGATCATGGAAGGGATTCAGTACCCTTTTGGAATCACGTCTTTTGGGAAGAACATCTATTACACTGACTGGCGGAg GGatgctgtggttgttgtggaCCGCTATGCTGGCAAGGAATCAGACCAGTTCCAGCCTCAGAAACGGACCAAGCTATACGGGATCGCCACAGCCTATGCTCAGTGTCCTTCAG GACAAAACTACTGTGCTGTGAACAACGGGGGCTGCACCCACCTCTGTTTAGCAACCCCTACCGGCCGCTCCTGCAAGTGTCCCGACAACGCGGTGGGCGCAGGCtgtgtggagagagacggcGGGTACTGA
- the gpr137ba gene encoding G protein-coupled receptor 137Ba: MEAPVTEKEPSPMDKSMPLPTLSPAVPPYVTLGLTVAYTVFYSLLFIFVYVQLWLVLRYRHKRFSYQTVFLSLCLLWSALRTVLFSFYFRNFVTANTLGPFPFWLLYCFPVCLQFFTLSLMNLYFAQVVFKAKSKYAPELLRYRLPLYLLFLFISLVFLVVNLVCALLVRMSSAEAHTIVLVRVAINDTLFVLCAVSLSLCLYKIAKMSLANIYLESKGTSVCQVTVIGAIVILLYSSRACYNLIVLGLSNKSINSFDYDWYNVSDQADLQSTLGDAGYIVFGVILFVWELLPTSLVVFFFRVRQPNQDRSGSGLPGHIFSSRAYFFDNPRRYDSDDDLAWSVMPQNIQASLAADSYEWGSQSSGIGAYIGEDDSYHLPPPPEELSHY; encoded by the exons ATGGAGGCCCCTGTGACGGAGAAGGAGCCGTCGCCGATGGACAAGTCCATGCCTCTGCCTACCTTGAGCCCGGCCGTGCCCCCCTACGTCACTTTGGGCCTGACGGTGGCTTACACCGTCTTCtactccctcctcttcatcttcgtCTACGTCCAGCTCTGGCTGGTCCTGCGGTACCGACACAAGCGCTTCAGCTACCAGACCGTGTTCCTGTCCCTGTGCCTGCTGTGGTCGGCCCTGCGCACCGTGCTCTTCTCCTTCTACTTCAGGAACTTTGTCACTGCCAACACTCTGGGGCCCTTTCCCTTCTGGCTACTCTACTgctttcctgtctgcctccagTTCTTCACACTCAGCCTCATGAACCTCTACTTTGCACAG GTTGTTTTCAAGGCGAAGTCGAAATATGCACCAGAGCTTTTGAGATACAG GCTGCCGCTGTACCTGCTCTTCCTGTTCATCAGCCTGGTGTTTTTAGTTGTGAATTTAGTATGCGCCCTGCTGGTGAGGATGTCCTCTGCAGAAGCCCACACCATTGTGCTAGTGAGGGTCGCAATCAACGACACgctttttgttctgtgtgcCGTCTCGCTCTCCCTGTGTCTTTACAAGATCGCTAAGATGTCACTGGCCAACATTTACCTGGAGTCCAAG GGGACGTCAGTGTGCCAGGTGACAGTCATAGGAGCCATCGTCATCCTCCTGTACTCGTCCAGGGCCTGCTACAACCTGATCGTCCTGGGACTCTCAAACAAGAGTATCAACTCCTTTGACTACGACTGGTACAACGTTTCAGACCAG gcagATTTACAGTCGACTCTAGGCGACGCCGGCTACATCGTCTTTGGAGTGATCTTGTTTGTGTGGGAGCTGCTCCCCACTTCTCTCGTAGTTTTCTTCTTCAGAGTTCGACAGCCTAACCAAGACAGG AGTGGCTCTGGCCTTCCTGGTCACATCTTCTCCTCTAGGGCTTATTTCTTCGACAACCCACGGCGTTATGACAGTGACGATGACCTGGCCTGGAGCGTCATGCCTCAGAACATCCAAGCCAG TCTGGCTGCTGACAGCTACGAGTGGGGGAGCCAGAGCAGCGGCATCGGCGCCTACATCGGAGAGGACGACAGTtaccacctccctcctcctccagaggaGCTCAGCCATTACTGA